TGTATATAGTTATAGCTATAGTGTATGCAGTTGAATAGGTGCTGCAGCCTGTAGAAGCAGTCTGTATAAAGTTATATATGACGACGTATTTCTCTCGGGGAGGTAATAGAATATAGCTGTATAACTTGAGTGAGTTTAAAGACTCGATCATGGTTGTCTACTTTTGTACCAAACGGCAACTGCATGCTTACACAGAATTAAGTGTCATATCTTTGCGCCAGTTGTCCACAATGAAGCAATATACATGCAACTTTTGACTCGTCGCCATCATCCCTCCCCACACGCACGAGTTCAGTAGCGATAAGACGGTCCATCACATCGCGAACAGCGCTGCACAGTGTCACACGAAGcagaaaaccaaacaaaacgtACTGCGAACGTGGATAAATCAACCTTTACAGGTCTGCATTCAGCTGTAAGCGcatttctccccccccccccaaaaaaaaaaacaaaacaaaacaaaactgcttttttttttgtcatagcaatatttaaagaaaataatttttgaggCAATGTTGAACAATAATCAGCCTATTGGTGAACACCATATCTGGCAAATGtgtacatttacaaattatttgcgttaaaaaaaataccccacaCTGATTAAATGCGAAACTATTGCTGTAAAAACGTAACAATCAGTTCACGTCAAACACTTCCGgtacatatttatattaattttgatGTTGAATTCGAATAATTCCAAGGACTTTGTGGTTCTAAACATTcagtttacaaattttatttagtaagatatattttttctccttttttccagTTGTATCAAAATATTCTCATGACATTGTTCGGTTTGCATTCAAAGTTTCTAAATACTCGCTGTTACCACTACGAATTCGTAAATTAAATGTTTGAGTCACTATAAAGCTTGtggttttataaattttaatgcGATTTTGTTTCTTGAAGTGCAAGAACGATTTTGTTAGTGTTTCTTGAAAATCATGACGTCTGTATCTTACAAACGCATCTCTTTTTAAATTGCAGTTTAAAAACGAATTGCAACGGAACAAGAGCTCCGAAAGAGGCAGAAATCCCGCAAAAATGAACATCCGACAGGTTGAGGAAGCAAGGAGAAACTATGATGATCTCATGGACCTGCACGTGCATTTCGGACGGTCATTAGCATCTGTCCCTGTGAGCAGTCTGTTGTCAAGAGTGCGGTAATCTTACTCAataaatttataagaaaatttaGGATTAGTTCAATATTAGGGAAAAAAATGACTCATTAGGGCCATGTTTGACGCTTCATTCAATCAATGGACCACAACTATAAGTAGTGGGCGGAGTTATGCAAATTCTGTCACATGACTTTACAGGGCTTGGAcctgacagaaaagaaaagacccCCTACAATATCACTATCACCCAGTTTATTGAAGGCGATTGATTACACTACTCCAAGACCAGCTCCCTCTGCTCAGTCTGCTTAGCTTCACTCCTGTGTGCTCAGTCGGATTAAATTTGATATCTCTCTTCAAGAACTTGGTTTTCTGCAGTGCCATCTGTGTACCACACAAATCACATATGTGGCTGCTCTTAGTCAACAGTcataaagagattttaaaaaaaataccttggaAAATTTCCATAATACCAAGAGTAAATGGTTCTGTCAGACTTtcagtcaaaaataaattcttccaGGGAGGAAATACACCATGCAATAAAATGACTGCATTGCAACTGGTACTTTTATGGTTCATCTTCGAGATGAACAGACAACTTTGTATTGTCTACCAAAATACTCctgcaataaaattttatcattGGACTGTAAAGATCACATGACTACTAATCCTATCATATACGATACCAATTTTTGCATTCAAACATTGTCATTTTCAAATTCATGGCCCAGCCCAGAATTGCTAGTGTGACATAGGTTGAATGAATAGGTTGCTGGCCCCTGGTGTTCCCATTGTGATTCTTAGAGTCTTCTTGAACTATGTAGTATTATTATCAATCACTTGTATTACTAGCTGCACATAGTCAAACATGTCACTGCATAACATTTGTTACTAACCATCAccatatatgtatgtgtgtttatgtgactCAGATACCATGTCAGTATTATGAAAtactcaaatatttttgttgacagacTGCTGGTGACAAAGAAGAGAGTGACATGAATTTTCAGCAGCTTCACAACAACAAAGAGGCAGCTCTTGGTGTTCCTCATTCACAGACTTGTGAAAAAGAAGCAGAGTGTTCAGTGTTGCCTCAGACTGCAAGTGAAACTTTCACCTATGGTCCTTTTTATTTAAGTCCAGTAAAACACCCAACAAACAACGGATCATTGGAACTGAATAATCAGTCTGCAGCACCTAGTGGAATTTGTTCTCGCCATGTTACCAGGAAAGAAAGCAGTGGTGCTGCCTTGATATTGCCTTCAagcaaaatgttaaatgtgtCCTTAAAGCTGAGAACCAGTAGAAAGGTTGCTCGGCCTAAGAAGCGAAATAAACTACCAAGGCCTAGCAGTCGCACAAAATTGCAGCATCTTGTGGTGGACTGCCAGACCATTAACAGGTGGTGTACGATCAAAGATAAATTCTCATTCAAGACAGATGTGGAGGTTGCTGGATTTCTTATACAGTAGTAAGTACATTCTGAACTATAATTGTTCACATAAAATTGGCCCCTTAAGTAAATTTTGATGTAAAGTACCAGAGTTATGTCATTGTACTGTAGGTAGGTAGAATGAACATGCATATTTTGGACATTTGGAATTCCTATAAAAGTGTGACCATGTTTATAAATGCCATTCCTGAATTTATAAGAGCTACTATAGCATTTTACGGTAACTGTTGTATACTTAAAAGGATATTTCCCATGTCAGCATATAAGCTATACATTAGCAACATTGGACATGAtgtaagaatttttcttttcagctatGAAAACACAAGTTTTGGGGCCTCAGCTGGATATTGTCACAGCTGCCAGGGTCCTCTGACACTGCACtgtaaaaaatgtaatgcaCCTTCACAGCAGGAATATCTTATTCCATTGACATGGCCCTTTCCAGGCTCAGGTGATCTACCTCTTCAGTCTAGTCCAACATCTGACAGCTCTGCCTCTCTAGACCAAGATACTGTCATTGAAGCAGGTGAAGTGAGAACAGAAATACCTAAGGAAGAATTTGATCTACATCTACCGACAATGGTTTgctatattaattatattattagataataatgataataaaaatgtacatttatatgGTGTCAGTCATCATGGATAGAggtggcagctgacagggcctaCACTCCTGCATATTTTGGGCACACAGTCAAGGACATGAGCAGttagaaaggaacaaaaaatgATGATGGTGTAGATATCACATAGCTTAAAATATGCAGTTCTGTATATGCTGAAAGTAATTTTACTTAGGAGCATATCACAGATCCCAGTAAAACTAAGTTCTTGGCTGAAGAAGCAAGTGGAACCTACTCTGGGCACTACTCTCCCAAGAGCAATGCACACGACATCCGCACGCATTTTttcaacaatacaaaataatgacCTGTCCATAGGCTTCTTGTCTTTTACTGAATCGCCTACTGTCTActtttctattcttttcttcttatctgtTATCTGTTTTGTTAAGCTGGTTCTGGTCAGGTCACACTCAAAAATACTCTCACGaatctcagcgccaggaatgctcttcCCCTACCCAATCACTGCTATGcaggtgcgctgtcacactaACAATTACACTGCACATATTCCCATGGAAACACCAATGCTGGTAGACGCTTCCAAACTCTTTGGCCTGGACATTAGTCGAAATGTTGACAGAATGTTCGACTCCTCATATGCCTGACAAGACACCTTGGTTTCTCCACTTTGCTGAAGGGCAACATTTCAATTCGCTTTTAACTACAGCTCCTGATGGATCTAGGCATAAAGTCTGAAGACTGTGAATTAATAGATGCTGTTATCTTTGCAAAAAGTTGTTGTCACTGGTGTTCATACATCCCATGCAATGGATATACTTGTGTGATCTGCTGGTTGTATATTTTATTGGAATTATGAATGAAACTCTTGGGCTTTGTTTTGCTCTTGGTCAGTCATTTCTCTGTATTGAGTGTTCTTTTGTCTGTT
The Pomacea canaliculata isolate SZHN2017 linkage group LG2, ASM307304v1, whole genome shotgun sequence genome window above contains:
- the LOC112556743 gene encoding zinc finger protein 568-like isoform X1, with the protein product MNIRQVEEARRNYDDLMDLHVHFGRSLASVPVSSLLSRTAGDKEESDMNFQQLHNNKEAALGVPHSQTCEKEAECSVLPQTASETFTYGPFYLSPVKHPTNNGSLELNNQSAAPSGICSRHVTRKESSGAALILPSSKMLNVSLKLRTSRKVARPKKRNKLPRPSSRTKLQHLVVDCQTINRWCTIKDKFSFKTDVEVAGFLIQYYENTSFGASAGYCHSCQGPLTLHCKKCNAPSQQEYLIPLTWPFPGSGDLPLQSSPTSDSSASLDQDTVIEAGEVRTEIPKEEFDLHLPTMMKKSRLKSKHEEDPERKRLLCQECGKTFLSAAGLRVHVQKHLEKPHKCKHCDAAFALRSELKSHLASHGIRPYLCQECGSAFKRADALKVHMKVHTGEMPYKCDVCSRAFKHSSVLKEHTMKHLGIKQHVCHICGKAYASSRAFRKHKWTHCDKKPYECNLCGKEFGDGHELNVHMRRHRGEKPFHCNVCSKSFAIGSGLSIHMRTHTREKPYKCTECGSAFSQKNSLNSHMRTHTGEKPFMCKFCGTAFTDGSSYRRHMKQKHGAGYKSRSLADMTYPNQSAPV
- the LOC112556743 gene encoding zinc finger protein 568-like isoform X2; its protein translation is MNIRQVEEARRNYDDLMDLHVHFGRSLASVPTAGDKEESDMNFQQLHNNKEAALGVPHSQTCEKEAECSVLPQTASETFTYGPFYLSPVKHPTNNGSLELNNQSAAPSGICSRHVTRKESSGAALILPSSKMLNVSLKLRTSRKVARPKKRNKLPRPSSRTKLQHLVVDCQTINRWCTIKDKFSFKTDVEVAGFLIQYYENTSFGASAGYCHSCQGPLTLHCKKCNAPSQQEYLIPLTWPFPGSGDLPLQSSPTSDSSASLDQDTVIEAGEVRTEIPKEEFDLHLPTMMKKSRLKSKHEEDPERKRLLCQECGKTFLSAAGLRVHVQKHLEKPHKCKHCDAAFALRSELKSHLASHGIRPYLCQECGSAFKRADALKVHMKVHTGEMPYKCDVCSRAFKHSSVLKEHTMKHLGIKQHVCHICGKAYASSRAFRKHKWTHCDKKPYECNLCGKEFGDGHELNVHMRRHRGEKPFHCNVCSKSFAIGSGLSIHMRTHTREKPYKCTECGSAFSQKNSLNSHMRTHTGEKPFMCKFCGTAFTDGSSYRRHMKQKHGAGYKSRSLADMTYPNQSAPV